A section of the Oncorhynchus tshawytscha isolate Ot180627B linkage group LG09, Otsh_v2.0, whole genome shotgun sequence genome encodes:
- the lg09h18orf54 gene encoding lung adenoma susceptibility protein 2, producing the protein MTSGQGDLVFSPESTITSLLASSGHLRGTLRDNDPSLTGIRYRDRDYESATEALEAYIADFDRSLHTSETSTGSLQLQKNLLSSALPRTEFRNKDVLRERLTDRELDFLNLPVGSGHRGTSDCISLTTDDLLVLPCDGSLPVTRTSAFLTQSGDYPLRQSSYSNSWSSRRPRPNSSSHIKRCLHYSAPHNTPHKLYQSRAGTQAEETQKTDPFTGPRVKGSLRPQHGLYHQTTDSPGPFSSHHDYPRWLTSQKSEMDFSGVTSVPDLKYPAWLQECDNVPKDISTTNIDFSESRKKTQHRGWGPTQTVPPSPRPPSWLGELEASYEELKEGQKDSNGGHLEDVSGSDDDRQQLLRGEADHRTLREFRLRFAERLALAAEGERSTDFDELFRGDKIESLILKAEKVLNSPSLGLTSQLQKDMGHSPGGSEDVLEADRSWDNPAITFKSPVPVERAEDTLITTELFRDRKDEAASGSCSSGYSSRKHPGPVEALKQMLFSLQAVEQQVSLENEKEVTSENGSTPTLEDGTQPQMIMRSDDYDTALGGQSLKRALHHLGRLKSLVEDSAGGKSTSQEGKYS; encoded by the exons ATGACTTCCGGACAAGGTGACCTTGTCTTTTCTCCGGAGTCAACCATCACCTCCTTGTTGGCTAGCTCCGGACACCTGAGAGGCACCTTAAGGGACAACGATCCGTCTCTCACCGGCATCAGATACCGGGACCGGGACTATGAATCGGCTACTGAGGCCCTGGAAGCCTACATTGCAGACTTTGACAGAAGCCTGCACACTTCTGAAACTTCTACCGGGAGTCTGCAGCTCCAGAAAAACCTGCTAAGTTCTGCTCTGCCCAGAACCGAGTTCAGGAATAAAGATG TTCTTAGAGAGAGACTAACAGACCGGGAGCTGGACTTCCTGAATCTTCCTGTGGGTTCTGGTCACCGTGGAACCTCAGACTGCATCAGCCTGACCACCGACGATCTGTTGGTGCTCCCATGTGATGGCTCCCTACCCGTGACTCGCACCTCTGCCTTCCTCACCCAGTCTGGGGACTACCCCCTGCGGCAGAGCTCCTACTCTAACTCCTGGTCCTCTAGGAGGCCTAGGCCTAATAGCAGCTCTCATATTAAACGCTGCCTGCACTACTCTGCCCCTCACAACACTCCTCACAAGCTGTACCAGTCCAGAGCTGGAACTCAAGCAGAGGAAACCCAAAAGACAGATCCCTTCACAGGCCCCAGAGTGAAGGGGAGCCTACGGCCCCAGCATGGTCTCTACCACCAGACCACAGACTCCCCTGGTCCTTTCTCCTCCCACCACGATTACCCTCGCTGGCTGACCAGCCAAAAGTCTGAGATGGATTTCTCTGGGGTCACCAGCGTTCCTGACCTGAAGTACCCCGCCTGGCTCCAGGAGTGCGACAATGTTCCCAAAGACATTTCCACCACTAATATAGACTTCTCAGAGTCTCGTAAGAAGACACAGCATAGGGGCTGGGGCCCGACCCAGACCGTGCCTCCCTCCCCTAGACCTCCCTCCTGGCTGGGCGAGCTGGAGGCTTCCTATGAGGAGCTAAAGGAAGGACAGAAGGATAGTAACGGCGGCCATCTTGAGGATGTCTCTGGTTCTGATGATGACAGGCAACAACTTCTCAGAGGAGAGGCTGATCACAGGACACTGAGGGAGtttagactacggtttgcagagCGGCTAGCTTTAGCTGCAGAGGGAGAACGGAGCACTGATTTCGACGAGCTCTTCAGAG GTGATAAGATCGAGAGTTTGATCTTGAAGGCAGAGAAGGTCCTTAACTCACCGTCACTAGGCCTGACCAGCCAGCTGCAGAAGGACATGGGACACAGCCCTGGTGGCTCAGAGGATGTCCTAGAGGCTGATCGCTCTTGGGACAACCCTGCCATCACATT TAAATCTCCTGTACCTGTAGAGAGAGCAGAAGACACACTGATCACCACAGAGCTTTTCAGAGACAGGAAAGACGAG GCTGCCTCAGGCTCATGTTCGTCGGGCTACAGCAGCAGGAAACACCCTGGTCCGGTGGAGGCCCTCAAACAAATGCTGTTTAGCCTTCAAGCCGTGGAGCAACAAGTCAGTCTGGAGAATGAAAAGGAAGTAACCTCGGAGAATGGTTCAACACCAACGTTGGAGGACGGCACACAACCACAGATGATAATG AGGTCCGATGACTATGACACTGCACTTGGTGGACAATCATTAAAGAG GGCCTTGCATCACCTTGGGAGATTGAAGAGTCTAGTTGAAGACTCAGCTGGCGGGAAGTCCACATCACAGGAAGGGAAATACTCATAG